The following are encoded together in the Flammeovirga agarivorans genome:
- a CDS encoding NAD(P)/FAD-dependent oxidoreductase translates to MKKVSQYVVPPHVAFDEDNFKSYVIKKEKVDREANATVRMTRRSVDARKKKVKVNVEAEIFVDESPTLNISYKKDYPNVSDAKRVVIVGAGPAGLFAALRFLELGIKPIIIERGNDVQKRRRDLANINKKNIVNEDSNYCFGEGGAGTYSDGKLYTRSKKRGDFRRICEIFVAHSASEEILIDAHPHIGTNKLPKVIAEMRQSILDAGGEVHFETRVEDFNISGNEIKGVVTQQGDKIEGEAVLLATGHSARDIFRLLQKKEVEIERKPFALGVRIEHPQGLIDKIQYHLDDRDRGEYLPAAAYSLVSQVGYKGQKKGVFSFCMCPGGFIVPSATAPGEVVVNGMSPSRRDSQFSNSGIVVSVDDDEFGPYIKKYGELAAMEFQAEVERKACEVAGGTQVAPAQRLGDFINGKVSNDLNETSYQPGLLSVDMRDVLPQAIAHRLKFGFKDFGKKMRGYLTNEAQIVGVESRTSSPVRIPREKETCEHTQIKRLFPCGEGAGYAGGIASAAMDGELCANRIAALYCGVKETSK, encoded by the coding sequence ATGAAAAAAGTTTCACAATACGTTGTTCCTCCACATGTAGCTTTCGATGAGGATAACTTTAAATCATATGTAATTAAAAAGGAAAAGGTTGACAGAGAAGCCAACGCTACTGTACGTATGACGAGAAGGTCTGTGGATGCTCGTAAGAAAAAAGTGAAAGTAAATGTTGAAGCTGAAATCTTTGTTGATGAGTCTCCTACATTAAATATCTCTTATAAAAAAGATTACCCAAACGTTAGTGATGCTAAAAGGGTGGTCATTGTTGGAGCCGGTCCTGCAGGCTTATTTGCAGCATTAAGGTTTTTAGAATTAGGTATTAAGCCTATCATTATTGAAAGAGGTAATGATGTTCAAAAGAGACGAAGAGATCTGGCAAATATCAATAAAAAGAATATCGTCAACGAAGATTCAAACTACTGTTTTGGAGAAGGTGGAGCAGGTACCTACTCAGATGGTAAGTTGTATACAAGATCAAAAAAGAGGGGAGACTTTAGGAGAATCTGTGAAATTTTCGTTGCTCACTCAGCAAGTGAAGAAATTTTAATAGATGCTCATCCACATATTGGAACAAATAAATTGCCTAAGGTGATTGCTGAAATGCGTCAGAGTATTTTAGATGCTGGAGGTGAAGTACATTTTGAAACTCGAGTTGAAGACTTTAATATTTCTGGAAATGAAATAAAAGGAGTTGTAACCCAACAAGGTGATAAAATTGAAGGAGAAGCAGTTCTTTTAGCAACAGGACATTCGGCAAGAGATATTTTTAGACTTCTTCAGAAAAAAGAAGTAGAAATAGAGAGAAAACCTTTTGCTTTAGGTGTTAGAATTGAACACCCTCAAGGTTTAATAGATAAAATTCAATACCATTTAGATGATAGAGACCGTGGAGAATACCTGCCAGCAGCAGCTTATTCTTTAGTGTCTCAAGTTGGATACAAAGGTCAAAAGAAGGGTGTATTCTCTTTTTGTATGTGTCCAGGTGGGTTTATCGTTCCTTCCGCTACTGCACCAGGAGAAGTGGTGGTAAATGGGATGTCGCCTTCGAGAAGAGATTCCCAGTTCTCCAATTCAGGTATTGTTGTCAGTGTTGATGATGATGAATTCGGTCCATATATTAAGAAGTATGGAGAACTTGCAGCTATGGAATTTCAAGCGGAAGTTGAAAGAAAAGCTTGTGAAGTAGCAGGGGGTACTCAAGTTGCTCCAGCACAAAGATTAGGTGATTTTATAAATGGTAAAGTTTCTAACGATTTAAACGAAACATCTTACCAGCCTGGTTTGTTATCAGTAGACATGAGGGATGTTTTACCTCAGGCGATTGCACACCGTTTAAAATTTGGCTTCAAAGATTTTGGTAAAAAAATGAGAGGTTACCTGACAAATGAAGCACAAATTGTAGGAGTAGAAAGTAGAACATCATCTCCTGTTCGAATTCCAAGGGAAAAAGAAACTTGTGAACATACTCAGATAAAAAGGTTGTTTCCTTGTGGAGAAGGTGCAGGTTATGCAGGAGGTATTGCATCTGCGGCAATGGATGGAGAGTTATGTGCTAATCGTATTGCAGCATTATATTGTGGCGTAAAAGAGACAAGCAAATAA
- the pdxH gene encoding pyridoxamine 5'-phosphate oxidase yields the protein MKSKIADIRLDYSKKDLNESDVLDDPIKQFEIWLEEAISAEVHEPTAMNVASVSKEGSISSRTVLLKGVEDKAFVFYTNYNSRKGKSLQETKKAALNFFWPELERQVCVEGTVEKVSPEMSDKYFASRPYKSKVGAWASEQSSQIDSKNVIVARFAKYAAKFITHVPRPEHWGGFAIKPTRIEFWQGRPSRLHDRIQYQLNEQGEWLKSRLAP from the coding sequence ATGAAGTCAAAAATTGCAGACATACGTTTAGATTATTCAAAGAAAGATCTAAATGAATCTGATGTTTTGGATGATCCAATTAAACAATTTGAAATTTGGTTAGAAGAAGCAATTAGTGCTGAAGTGCATGAGCCAACAGCAATGAATGTAGCTTCTGTGTCAAAGGAAGGAAGTATTTCATCTAGAACAGTTTTATTAAAAGGTGTTGAAGACAAAGCTTTCGTTTTTTATACTAATTATAATAGTAGGAAAGGGAAGTCTTTGCAAGAAACAAAAAAAGCAGCGTTGAACTTTTTCTGGCCTGAATTAGAAAGACAGGTTTGTGTTGAAGGAACAGTAGAAAAAGTATCTCCTGAAATGTCTGATAAATATTTTGCTTCTAGACCATATAAAAGCAAAGTAGGAGCGTGGGCATCAGAGCAAAGTAGCCAAATAGATTCAAAAAATGTTATTGTAGCAAGATTTGCTAAATATGCTGCAAAATTTATTACACATGTCCCAAGACCCGAACATTGGGGGGGCTTTGCAATAAAACCAACACGTATTGAATTTTGGCAAGGCAGACCTTCAAGATTACATGATCGAATCCAATATCAGTTAAACGAACAAGGTGAATGGTTGAAATCTAGACTTGCACCTTAA
- a CDS encoding M23 family metallopeptidase yields MFLNFKLSKQKTSIAITFFSLCLLSSSANGQGFFKKLFKGKEKKQENVAITSLNEETEEAISTFLLSNGEIACATDKAIENLPTPYQRINLNSTEQCQSLVEIQPGKFVDAVYLNGFDYYKSWDNWNVNPYNISSKVLSDSVQLHLYDSTASSTQWAYPLDQPQRVTSKYGFRRWRFHHGVDVKVAIGDSIRSMFDGVVRIAKYNRRGYGYYVMVRHKNGLETLYGHMSRYIVRAGQEVKAGEVIGLGGNTGRSTGPHLHFEIRYQGYGFNPSDMVDFANQEIDIPADFDLTAKNYELLIESKKSVYHRIRPGDSLWKISRKYGTSISKICRLNGMSKRTTLRVGRTLRVR; encoded by the coding sequence ATGTTTTTAAACTTTAAATTATCAAAACAAAAGACTTCGATAGCTATCACATTTTTTTCACTATGTTTACTTTCAAGCAGTGCTAATGGACAAGGCTTTTTCAAAAAGCTGTTTAAAGGCAAAGAAAAAAAACAAGAAAATGTTGCCATAACTTCATTAAATGAAGAGACAGAAGAGGCTATCTCCACTTTCCTACTTTCAAATGGTGAAATTGCGTGTGCTACAGATAAGGCAATTGAAAACTTACCAACACCCTACCAAAGAATTAATTTGAATTCTACTGAGCAATGCCAAAGTTTAGTAGAGATTCAACCTGGAAAATTTGTTGATGCTGTCTATTTAAATGGCTTCGACTATTATAAAAGTTGGGACAACTGGAATGTAAATCCTTACAATATCTCATCTAAAGTATTATCAGATAGCGTACAGCTTCATTTATATGATTCTACAGCGTCAAGTACGCAATGGGCATACCCACTAGATCAACCACAAAGAGTCACTTCTAAGTATGGTTTTAGAAGATGGAGGTTTCACCACGGTGTCGATGTTAAAGTTGCTATCGGTGATTCTATCCGATCGATGTTTGATGGTGTCGTAAGAATTGCCAAATACAATAGAAGAGGTTATGGTTATTACGTAATGGTAAGACATAAAAATGGTCTTGAAACTCTTTACGGCCATATGAGTAGATATATAGTAAGAGCAGGTCAGGAGGTTAAAGCTGGTGAAGTAATTGGACTCGGCGGCAATACTGGTAGAAGTACCGGACCACACCTACATTTTGAAATCAGATATCAAGGTTATGGGTTTAACCCATCTGATATGGTTGACTTTGCAAACCAAGAAATAGATATCCCTGCAGATTTTGACCTCACAGCGAAAAACTATGAGTTATTAATTGAATCGAAGAAGAGTGTTTATCACCGTATAAGACCCGGAGATTCGTTATGGAAAATCAGCAGAAAATATGGTACTAGTATTTCTAAAATATGCAGACTTAACGGCATGTCGAAGAGAACAACATTACGAGTTGGTCGAACCTTAAGGGTAAGATAA
- a CDS encoding trypsin-like peptidase domain-containing protein has product MKRTLLTTLISVLSGLAGAFLYTQYIYQPTPQEDFSFASNVITEDTPIIRSSEETSSYKKTITNDISSLPSFAEAASASTKSVVYIVTYVKGRYSNRRTWMELFFNTPSQGQSDVAVGSGSGVIFTNDGYIVTNNHVVKGANKIEVIYDKRSYQAKLIGIDPSTDIALLKIEKDNLPAIQIASSKAVRVGDWVLAVGNPFNLTSTVTAGIVSAKGRKIGIMNDVFPIESFIQTDAAINPGNSGGALVNMHGDLVGINTAILSKTGSYAGYGFAVPSDIVAKVVNDLKKYGEVQKAFLGASIKEVDEDIAEKLQLTDIQGVVITKIEGGAAEKNNLKVGDVITSIDNFKIDSEAAYDEQLSYYVPGDKITLSIIRENKEIEKSVVLTNIDGTTNISEKNIYDAKEIGAKFTALSKLEQSKLGLSTGIKIEEVSDNGLIKEMGLKKGMILVSINRYPLEDPKDFSKILSKIRGRVILEIVKKDLSHRYYSYYF; this is encoded by the coding sequence ATGAAACGAACACTTCTTACTACTTTAATTAGCGTATTGAGTGGTCTAGCTGGAGCATTTTTGTACACACAATATATCTACCAGCCGACGCCTCAAGAAGATTTCAGTTTTGCATCCAATGTTATTACTGAAGATACACCTATAATACGATCATCAGAAGAAACATCTTCTTATAAGAAAACTATTACTAACGACATATCATCCTTACCATCATTTGCTGAGGCTGCCTCTGCAAGTACAAAGTCTGTAGTCTATATTGTCACTTATGTAAAAGGCAGGTATAGTAATAGAAGAACATGGATGGAATTATTTTTCAACACACCATCACAAGGTCAATCAGATGTTGCGGTTGGTTCAGGTTCTGGGGTTATTTTCACTAATGATGGATATATCGTCACAAACAACCATGTGGTTAAAGGAGCGAATAAAATTGAAGTGATTTATGATAAAAGATCTTATCAGGCAAAGTTAATTGGTATTGATCCATCAACAGATATTGCTTTATTAAAGATTGAAAAGGACAACCTTCCTGCCATACAGATCGCTTCTTCTAAAGCGGTTAGAGTTGGTGATTGGGTATTAGCAGTAGGAAATCCATTTAATCTAACAAGTACTGTTACTGCTGGTATTGTAAGTGCAAAAGGTAGAAAGATAGGTATTATGAATGATGTATTTCCTATCGAGTCTTTTATACAGACAGATGCAGCAATTAACCCTGGTAATAGTGGTGGTGCTTTGGTAAACATGCATGGTGATTTAGTAGGTATTAATACTGCTATTTTATCAAAAACTGGAAGTTACGCAGGTTATGGCTTCGCTGTCCCTTCAGATATTGTTGCCAAGGTTGTGAATGATCTAAAGAAATATGGAGAAGTTCAAAAAGCATTTCTTGGGGCTAGTATCAAAGAAGTCGATGAAGATATAGCAGAAAAACTTCAATTAACGGATATACAAGGTGTTGTAATCACAAAAATTGAAGGAGGTGCAGCTGAGAAAAACAATCTTAAAGTCGGTGATGTTATTACATCTATCGATAATTTCAAAATTGATTCTGAAGCTGCTTATGATGAACAATTAAGTTATTACGTACCAGGAGATAAGATAACTTTATCAATCATCAGAGAGAATAAAGAAATAGAAAAATCAGTTGTTTTAACGAATATTGACGGAACAACTAATATTTCAGAGAAAAATATCTACGATGCCAAAGAAATTGGTGCTAAATTTACGGCGCTTTCCAAATTGGAGCAATCCAAGCTTGGGCTTTCTACAGGTATCAAAATAGAAGAAGTATCTGACAATGGGCTAATCAAAGAGATGGGTTTAAAGAAAGGAATGATCCTCGTTTCAATTAACAGGTATCCACTTGAAGACCCGAAAGATTTCAGTAAAATTCTTTCAAAAATTAGAGGAAGAGTAATTCTTGAAATTGTCAAAAAAGATTTATCTCATAGGTACTACAGTTATTATTTTTAG
- the trxB gene encoding thioredoxin-disulfide reductase: MSKEHVKTLIIGSGPAGYTAAIYASRANLAPVLYQGPQPGGQLTITNDVENFPGYPKGIMGPQMMMEMQEQATRFGTDIRTGLVTSVQLSDNGPHTAVVDEETEITADTIIISTGASAKWLGLESETRLNGAGVSACAVCDGFFYRGQEVAVVGAGDSACEEAHYLSNLCSKVHMIVRRDEMRASKIMQDRVIKKENIEIHWNSETLEVLGGDAVEGVKVINNKTNEESVIDVTGFFVAIGHKPNTDIFKGQLDMDDAGYLVTKPDSTKTNIKGVFAAGDVQDTVYRQAVTAAGTGCMAALEAERYLTELED; the protein is encoded by the coding sequence ATGTCTAAGGAACACGTAAAAACCCTTATTATCGGGTCAGGTCCTGCAGGTTACACAGCAGCAATTTATGCTTCAAGAGCGAACCTAGCTCCAGTATTATATCAAGGTCCTCAACCAGGTGGTCAGTTGACAATTACAAATGACGTTGAAAACTTCCCAGGTTACCCTAAAGGAATTATGGGCCCACAAATGATGATGGAGATGCAGGAACAAGCTACTCGCTTTGGTACTGATATCCGTACGGGTTTAGTTACTTCTGTTCAATTAAGTGATAATGGCCCTCATACAGCAGTAGTGGATGAAGAAACCGAAATTACAGCTGATACTATTATTATTTCAACAGGTGCTTCAGCAAAATGGTTAGGATTAGAATCTGAAACTCGTTTAAATGGTGCAGGTGTTTCTGCTTGTGCAGTTTGTGATGGTTTCTTCTACAGAGGCCAAGAAGTTGCTGTTGTTGGTGCAGGTGATTCTGCTTGTGAAGAAGCTCACTATTTATCTAACCTTTGTTCAAAGGTTCACATGATTGTTCGTCGTGATGAGATGAGAGCGTCTAAAATCATGCAAGACCGTGTAATCAAGAAAGAGAACATCGAAATTCACTGGAACTCTGAAACTTTAGAAGTTCTTGGTGGTGATGCTGTTGAAGGTGTAAAAGTAATCAACAACAAAACCAATGAAGAAAGTGTAATTGATGTTACAGGTTTCTTCGTTGCTATCGGTCACAAACCTAATACTGATATCTTCAAGGGTCAGTTAGACATGGACGATGCTGGATATCTTGTTACTAAACCTGATAGCACAAAAACAAATATTAAAGGTGTTTTTGCTGCGGGTGATGTTCAGGACACTGTTTACAGACAAGCAGTAACTGCTGCGGGTACAGGCTGTATGGCGGCATTAGAAGCAGAAAGATACTTAACAGAGTTAGAAGACTAG
- a CDS encoding Ppx/GppA phosphatase family protein produces the protein MRLASIDIGSNAIRFQVVTTHEGKTGGTVFKKIDYMRFPLRLGTDVFNAGKILRPTEEKFVKLMRVFATLLDLYEVNDYIACATSAMREASNGKEIVERVYYKDGLRVDIIDGSIEAQMISLALGKYIPMGNVIHIDVGGGSTELNLYRHKTKVASRSFKMGSVRKLNKEERTNMFDIIRHWYEQSSAPYFNREEEVIAIGTGGNINKLFNLSKQKKSEDKITYLSELRKIRAWLEEFTFEERVKKLRLNEDRADVIIPAARIYTNVMDIAGAEKIIVPGVGLKDGVLHYLMKERGYKPNQ, from the coding sequence TTGAGATTAGCATCAATTGACATCGGCTCGAATGCCATTCGTTTTCAAGTTGTAACAACACATGAAGGTAAAACTGGCGGAACAGTTTTTAAAAAAATTGACTATATGAGATTTCCATTGCGTTTAGGAACAGATGTTTTTAATGCTGGAAAAATCTTAAGACCAACAGAAGAGAAGTTTGTTAAACTCATGAGAGTATTCGCAACATTACTCGATCTTTATGAAGTCAATGATTATATAGCATGTGCTACTTCTGCAATGAGAGAAGCAAGTAATGGAAAGGAAATAGTAGAAAGAGTATACTATAAAGATGGTTTGCGTGTAGACATTATAGATGGCTCTATAGAGGCTCAAATGATCTCACTTGCATTAGGAAAATATATCCCAATGGGAAATGTAATTCATATTGATGTAGGTGGAGGTAGTACTGAACTGAATCTATACAGACATAAAACTAAGGTAGCATCTAGATCATTTAAGATGGGTAGTGTACGTAAATTGAACAAAGAAGAACGTACAAACATGTTTGATATTATTCGCCATTGGTACGAGCAGTCGTCTGCACCTTATTTTAACAGAGAGGAAGAAGTTATAGCCATTGGGACTGGAGGAAATATTAATAAGCTTTTTAACCTTTCGAAGCAAAAGAAGAGTGAAGATAAGATTACCTATCTATCCGAGCTTAGGAAAATTAGAGCTTGGTTGGAAGAGTTTACTTTTGAAGAAAGAGTAAAGAAACTGAGGCTCAATGAAGATAGGGCAGATGTTATTATCCCTGCGGCAAGAATTTATACAAATGTAATGGATATTGCTGGAGCCGAGAAGATCATTGTTCCAGGAGTAGGGTTAAAGGATGGTGTTTTGCATTATCTAATGAAGGAAAGAGGTTATAAGCCTAATCAATAA
- a CDS encoding ammonium transporter: MISLKNFDAKKLALLVAILAMPTLGFSQDGTINSGDTAWMLVATALVMLMTPAGLTLFYGGLAQRKTVLNTIGMSYTAFCTGTLVWVIIGYSLAFGKGNAYIGDFTSFLLADVKITDVEGSIPRILFIMFQGTFAAIAVALVSGSIIERVKYSTWIIFSVLWVALVYSPIAHWVWGGGFLSTDGELDFAGGTVIHINAGISGLVLALMLGNRLSHGGEQSNKPSSIKLMVLGSALLWFGWFGFNGGSQLAADFIAANAMMVTNVAAAAGGIGWLLLEWFTEEKKPTLLGSASGVISGLVGITPASGYVDVSGALAIGLISGAVGFYGVVKLKEKLGYDDTLDVFGIHGLVGIVGAILTGVFANPDVNGAAGALYGNPGQVLVQLKAVVVTIVYSGAASFVIFKLSALLTQGGRVTTEVEEEGIDEAYHGEKSFESM, translated from the coding sequence ATGATTTCGTTAAAAAACTTTGACGCTAAAAAATTAGCGTTATTAGTGGCTATTTTGGCTATGCCTACACTTGGCTTTTCACAGGATGGTACTATCAATTCTGGTGATACAGCTTGGATGTTGGTTGCTACAGCTCTCGTAATGTTGATGACTCCAGCTGGTCTTACACTTTTTTATGGAGGATTAGCACAACGTAAGACTGTATTGAATACCATTGGTATGAGTTATACAGCATTTTGTACAGGTACATTAGTTTGGGTCATCATCGGTTATAGTCTTGCATTTGGAAAAGGTAATGCATATATCGGAGACTTTACATCGTTCTTATTAGCAGATGTGAAGATTACAGATGTTGAAGGCTCAATTCCTAGAATCTTATTTATTATGTTCCAAGGTACTTTTGCTGCCATTGCAGTAGCATTAGTAAGTGGTTCAATCATTGAAAGAGTTAAATATTCTACTTGGATTATCTTCTCGGTACTTTGGGTAGCTTTAGTATATTCTCCAATTGCCCACTGGGTATGGGGTGGTGGATTTTTAAGTACTGATGGCGAGTTAGATTTCGCAGGTGGTACTGTAATTCACATTAATGCAGGTATTTCAGGCCTAGTTTTAGCCTTAATGCTTGGAAATCGTTTATCACATGGTGGTGAACAATCAAATAAGCCATCATCAATTAAATTGATGGTATTAGGTTCTGCACTTTTATGGTTCGGATGGTTTGGTTTTAATGGTGGATCACAATTAGCTGCAGATTTTATTGCTGCAAATGCTATGATGGTAACTAACGTTGCAGCTGCTGCAGGTGGTATTGGATGGTTATTATTAGAGTGGTTTACAGAAGAGAAAAAGCCAACATTATTAGGATCAGCATCTGGTGTGATTTCAGGTCTAGTAGGTATTACTCCTGCTTCTGGTTATGTAGATGTATCAGGTGCATTAGCTATTGGTTTAATTTCAGGTGCAGTTGGTTTCTACGGTGTAGTGAAATTGAAAGAGAAATTAGGATACGACGATACTTTAGATGTATTTGGTATCCACGGTTTAGTAGGTATTGTTGGTGCTATTCTAACAGGTGTTTTTGCTAACCCCGATGTAAATGGAGCAGCAGGTGCTTTATATGGTAACCCTGGTCAAGTATTAGTACAGTTAAAAGCTGTAGTTGTAACTATTGTTTATTCTGGTGCGGCATCATTTGTAATTTTCAAATTGTCTGCATTACTTACTCAAGGTGGTCGTGTTACTACTGAGGTAGAAGAAGAAGGTATTGATGAAGCTTACCATGGTGAGAAATCATTCGAATCTATGTAA
- a CDS encoding beta/alpha barrel domain-containing protein — MEYKHIICDLDNPYQSEDAVNKVIDLCLQHPFKGVHVPNYWAKKVIRDLKEKDITVISSIGEASGNDLTQIKLFALKELLKLGVEEVSVTINLSALRTNSTWCKIEFLQLTQTAHEKETLITLRLPKTEINQDEIQKIIQVVNHAGVDSILISEQNLHHLEMVQKEISDLVEIQVECNNQQLLQKLLQQNIKVFWQSYVNLS; from the coding sequence ATGGAGTATAAGCACATCATATGTGACTTGGATAATCCTTATCAATCTGAGGATGCTGTAAACAAAGTTATCGACTTATGTTTACAGCATCCTTTCAAAGGGGTGCATGTACCTAACTATTGGGCAAAGAAAGTAATTCGGGATCTTAAGGAAAAAGATATTACCGTTATTAGTAGTATTGGAGAAGCCTCTGGTAATGACCTCACACAGATTAAGTTGTTTGCTCTAAAAGAGTTATTAAAACTCGGTGTAGAAGAAGTGTCTGTAACTATTAATCTTAGTGCATTAAGAACAAACTCAACTTGGTGTAAAATAGAGTTTTTACAATTGACGCAAACAGCACATGAAAAAGAAACTCTGATTACACTTCGATTACCTAAAACAGAAATCAATCAAGACGAAATACAAAAAATTATTCAAGTAGTTAACCATGCAGGTGTAGATTCTATACTCATATCAGAGCAAAATTTACACCACTTAGAAATGGTTCAAAAAGAAATATCAGACCTTGTAGAAATACAAGTTGAGTGCAATAATCAGCAACTTTTACAGAAGTTGTTGCAACAAAACATCAAGGTATTTTGGCAATCTTATGTCAATCTGTCATAA
- a CDS encoding glycosyltransferase — translation MKKTKILRVIARLNVGGPAIHTVLLTDQMNDDHYDTKLVAGHVPSNEGDMSYLAKERNLKVHYLNHLQRELSLKDDLKSLFDLFLIIREYQPDIIHTHTAKAGFIGRAAAIVANFFSKNKVKSVHTFHGHVFHGYFSPMKTKLFLGIEKFLAKYTDTIITITEKQQEEILNLGIGKKAQHKMVPLGLDLKRFYTNTNNNFLHDEYNIPKTSKLVGIVARFTQIKNLKMFIRVAKLISNEKDDVHFFMIGDGEDRDMLESYAKQENIDHKITFTGFLKDLPSIYASLDLVLLTSNNEGSPVSIIEAMTSGTCVVSTAVGGVPDLFSSFGKRYLVGPNEDEAMKNAAVRILSYEDDKNLFIREHKESTYRKYNYDRLVSDLKMTYKELT, via the coding sequence ATGAAAAAAACTAAAATTCTTAGAGTGATTGCAAGGTTAAATGTCGGAGGACCGGCAATACATACTGTATTATTAACCGATCAAATGAATGATGATCACTACGACACTAAATTAGTTGCAGGGCATGTACCTAGTAATGAAGGCGACATGTCTTATTTAGCTAAAGAAAGAAACTTAAAGGTCCACTACTTAAATCACCTTCAGAGAGAACTTTCTCTTAAAGATGATTTAAAATCCTTGTTTGACTTATTCTTAATAATAAGAGAATATCAACCTGATATTATTCACACACACACCGCAAAAGCGGGCTTTATTGGAAGAGCCGCAGCTATAGTCGCGAACTTTTTTTCAAAAAATAAGGTTAAGTCTGTACACACTTTTCATGGCCATGTCTTTCATGGATATTTTTCGCCAATGAAAACGAAGTTGTTTTTAGGTATAGAAAAATTTTTAGCAAAGTATACAGATACTATTATTACAATTACTGAAAAACAACAGGAAGAAATACTTAACCTGGGCATTGGAAAAAAGGCTCAACACAAAATGGTACCTTTGGGGTTAGACCTCAAAAGGTTTTACACTAACACTAATAATAACTTTCTACATGATGAATATAACATTCCAAAAACCTCCAAACTTGTAGGGATCGTTGCAAGGTTTACACAGATTAAAAATCTAAAAATGTTTATTAGAGTTGCCAAACTAATTAGTAATGAAAAAGATGATGTCCATTTTTTCATGATTGGTGATGGTGAAGATCGTGACATGCTTGAAAGCTATGCAAAACAAGAAAATATCGATCATAAGATTACATTTACCGGATTTTTAAAGGATTTACCTAGCATTTATGCCAGTTTGGATTTAGTTTTGCTTACTTCTAACAACGAGGGCTCACCAGTATCAATTATTGAAGCTATGACATCTGGCACATGTGTGGTTTCAACCGCTGTTGGTGGAGTTCCAGATTTGTTTTCTTCTTTTGGTAAACGCTACTTAGTTGGTCCCAATGAGGACGAGGCAATGAAAAATGCCGCTGTTAGAATATTAAGCTATGAAGATGATAAAAACCTGTTTATCAGAGAACACAAAGAATCTACTTATCGTAAATATAACTATGATCGTCTAGTCAGCGATCTAAAGATGACTTACAAAGAATTAACATGA